The segment TGCCCCGGCTCTATGTTGCGTGTGAGAACAATGCCATTGATAGGCGACCGGAATATCGCTTTGAAGAGATCTGTCTCATTTGCCTGAAGTATGGCTTGGGCCTCGGTGACAGTAGCTATGGCGCTGGCTGCATCAGCCTTTGCACGTTCAAAGGCCGCTTCTGCAGCATCTATCTCTGACTGTGAAGGGACTTTACCGTTGCTCAGTTCCCTTACTTTTTGAAGCTGGCTGAGCTTGGCCCTGGTTTCCGCAACAGTCGCCTGAGCTTGCAAGACCTTTGCCTTTGCTGACTCCAATGCAGCTTTGGATTGGGTTAATTGTGCTTCGAGTTTTAGCGTATCCAGCCTGGCCAGGACCTGGCCGATTTTTACTCTGTCGTTGTAGTTGACTTCGACGCTTTTAATTATACCGGATAATTCGCTGCCTACACTGACCGTGTTTGTAGGCTGCAAGGTGCCGGTTGCGGTGACAATGACCGTAAGTTCTCCGCGTCGGACTTGCTCGGTTTTGTATTGTGGTACGGTTGTCTTTCCTGCCGTTTTCCACATGATTACGGCTGCCACTGCTAAAATTGCCACTAAGGCAATGATGAGATATTTCATCAGCCGCCGACTAAGCAAATGGGATCGGTTCATTTTCAGGATATCTTGAATATCCGGTTTTGGCTCAATCTTTGGTTTCATTTCAATCCTCCATTCTCTCTTACTTTTCAGAGCCTATTTCTTTTTATCAGAAGCTATTGATGTCCATCCGCCGCCAAGGGCCTTGTACAGGCGGACTATGTTAGAGGTTACAGTTCCGTTGCTCTGTGCTAATTGATCCTGAAATGTAAGTAAAGAACGCTCCGCCTCCAGCACATTATTAAAATCAGTCAGCCCGCTCTGGTACTTGTATTTTGCAAGCTCAACAGCTTTTTGGGCCGCCTGTGCTGCC is part of the Nitrospirota bacterium genome and harbors:
- a CDS encoding efflux RND transporter periplasmic adaptor subunit, whose amino-acid sequence is MKPKIEPKPDIQDILKMNRSHLLSRRLMKYLIIALVAILAVAAVIMWKTAGKTTVPQYKTEQVRRGELTVIVTATGTLQPTNTVSVGSELSGIIKSVEVNYNDRVKIGQVLARLDTLKLEAQLTQSKAALESAKAKVLQAQATVAETRAKLSQLQKVRELSNGKVPSQSEIDAAEAAFERAKADAASAIATVTEAQAILQANETDLFKAIFRSPINGIVLTRNIEPGQTVAASFQAPVLFTLAEDLKQMELHVNVDEADVGKVQEGQKATFSVSAYPNRTFEARITQARYASTTTSGVVTYETVLKVSNTDLYLRPGMTATADITVKKVENAILVPSAALRFTPPVQQEEKSSTGLVGSLLPRPPSGTQQRIDTTTNGKQQRVWTLKNGQLSPVSVTTGSTSGLMTEILTGDIQSGMEVVVDIITGAK